In Gymnogyps californianus isolate 813 chromosome 1, ASM1813914v2, whole genome shotgun sequence, the following are encoded in one genomic region:
- the ZBED1 gene encoding E3 SUMO-protein ligase ZBED1, with the protein MENKSLEGSPSDLKLVAHPRAKSKVWKYFGFDTNAEGCILQWKKIYCRICMAQIAYSGNTSNLSYHLEKNHPDEFCEFVKSNTEQMREAFATAFSKIKPESSQQVVQDSLIMKTYQNYENKKHQELTSAVISLICEGMYPASIVDEPTFKALLRTADPRYELPSRKYFCTKAIPEKYNAIREIVLKELTEVLWCGISTDMWRSENQNRSYVTVAVHFLSSSPANCLAVNSRCLKTFEVPEDNTAETITRVLYETFIEWGINTKVFGATTDYSKDIVKACSLLDIPVQMPCLGHTFNAGIQQAFQLPKLCSLLARCRKLVEYFQQSTVAMYMLSEKQKQQNILHCMLVSDRVSWWGSTLAMLQRLKEQQFVIAAVLVEDSNNHHLMLEASEWNTIEGLVELLQPFKQVAEMMSASKYPTISMVKPLLHMLLNTTLNIKENDLKEISMAKEVIAKELSTTYQHTPEIDMFLNVATFLDPRYKKLPFLSAFERQQVENRVVEEAKSLLEKVKENTFRTEEKFFTVSEEPPVKKIIISSTPPPTSVINNMLAEIFCQTGGVEDQEEWHAQIVEELSNFKSQKVLGLNEDPLKWWSDRLALFPVLPKVLQKYWCILATRVFPERLFGSSANVVSAKRNRLAPAHVDEQIFLYENSRNGSEAEPEDEDEGEWGLEQEQIFNLNDSVNVNNNFFNIRDSGFV; encoded by the coding sequence ATGGAGAATAAAAGTTTAGAAGGTTCCCCATCAGACCTAAAGTTAGTGGCTCACCCGAGAGCAAAGAGTAAAGTGTGGAAGTACTTTGGGTTTGATACCAATGCAGAAGGATGCATATTACAGTGGAAGAAGATCTACTGCCGTATTTGCATGGCACAGATTGCCTATTCAGGAAACACGTCCAACCTTTCCTACCACCTTGAGAAAAATCACCCCGACGAATTCTGCGAATTTGTGAAAAGTAACACTGAGCAAATGAGGGAAGCCTTTGCCACCGCATTTTCAAAAATCAAGCCAGAGTCGTCGCAGCAAGTTGTTCAGGATAGCCTCATCATGAAGACCTACCAGaactatgaaaacaaaaagcatcagGAACTGACATCTGCAGTCATCAGCTTAATTTGCGAGGGCATGTATCCGGCCTCTATTGTTGATGAACCCACCTTCAAGGCCCTCTTGAGAACAGCGGACCCCAGGTATGAACTTCCGAGCCGGAAGTACTTCTGTACAAAAGCTATTCCTGAAAAGTACAATGCCATTAGAGAAATTGTGCTGAAAGAGCTCACTGAGGTTCTGTGGTGTGGCATATCCACAGACATGTGGAGGAGCGAAAACCAGAACAGGTCGTACGTAACCGTCGCAGTTCACTTTCTCAGCAGCAGTCCTGCCAACTGCCTGGCTGTGAACTCGCGGTGTTTAAAAACGTTTGAAGTACCGGAGGATAATACTGCAGAGACTATTACGCGAGTGCTTTATGAAACGTTCATTGAGTGGGGGATCAATACAAAAGTCTTTGGTGCTACAACAGATTACAGTAAAGACATTGTGAAAGCTTGCTCTCTCCTAGATATTCCCGTACAGATGCCTTGTTTGGGGCACACTTTTAACGCAGGAATACAACAAGCTTTTCAGCTCCCCAAACTCTGTAGCCTTCTTGCCAGGTGCCGAAAACTGGTGGAGTATTTTCAGCAGTCTACGGTCGCGATGTACATGCTGAGcgagaagcagaagcagcagaatatTCTTCACTGCATGCTGGTAAGCGACCGTGTTTCCTGGTGGGGAAGCACGCTCGCTATGCTGCAGCGCCTCAAGGAGCAGCAGTTTGTCATTGCGGCTGTTCTCGTGGAGGACAGCAACAACCACCACCTCATGCTGGAAGCCAGTGAGTGGAATACAATCGAAGGGCtggtggagctgctgcagcctttcaagCAGGTTGCGGAGATGATGTCTGCTTCAAAGTACCCGACGATAAGCATGGTGAAGCCACTTCTCCACATGCTTCTGAATACTACCCTGAACATCAAAGAGAACGATTTGAAAGAAATCAGCATGGCAAAGGAGGTGATTGCTAAAGAGTTGTCAACCACCTACCAGCACACACCTGAGATAGACATGTTTCTCAATGTTGCAACTTTCTTGGATCCCCGCTACAaaaaactgccttttctttcagcctttgAGCGGCAGCAGGTTGAAAACAGAGTGGTGGAAGAAGCAAAAAGCCTGCtggagaaagtaaaagaaaatacctttaGGACTGAAGAGAAATTCTTCACCGTTTCAGAAGAGCCtcctgtgaaaaaaatcatcatctcCTCTACTCCTCCTCCTACCAGTGTCATCAACAACATGCTCGCAGAGATCTTTTGCCAGACGGGAGGCGTGGAAGACCAGGAGGAATGGCACGCTCAGATCGTTGAGGAGTTGAGCAACTTCAAGTCACAAAAGGTCCTCGGTTTGAACGAAGACCCGCTGAAGTGGTGGTCTGACAGACTAGCGCTGTTTCCAGTTTTACCAAAGGTTCTTCAAAAATACTGGTGTATTCTGGCCACAAGGGTCTTCCCTGAACGCCTTTTTGGTTCTTCTGCTAATGTTGTAAGTGCAAAGAGAAACCGGTTAGCCCCAGCTCATGTGGATGAGCAGATCTTTTTGTACGAAAACAGTCGGAATGGGTCCGAGGCAGAACCGGAGGATGAAGACGAAGGAGAGTGGGGTTTGGAacaggaacagatttttaatttaaatgactCGGTAAATGTAAACAACAATTTCTTTAATATCCGAGACAGTGGGTTTGTTTAA